Proteins found in one Pocillopora verrucosa isolate sample1 chromosome 12, ASM3666991v2, whole genome shotgun sequence genomic segment:
- the LOC131793472 gene encoding histamine H2 receptor-like, producing the protein MATTNITGRGTHTQTFDKSLCSPVWLGEFKQQSTSLSAVNILLSITATLGNSLILVALHKESSLHPPSKLLYRCLATTDLLVGLVTQPTYAAYWMSVVHKHWSLCRFSFYATGVTGYVLCTVSMLTLTTISVDRLLAMLLGLRYKEIVTLRRTYIILAICWIVSLLSGLFFHLNYRITFWLSVTGAPLCLVISIASYTKIFRALSHHQAQIQDYAQQQPSQPNALIMARYRKAVYSALWVQLVLVVCYVPNITVDIVISLSLKGLSNFVVIRGMANVLVFFNSTLNPFLYCWKISEVRQAVKQTIRQAICYT; encoded by the coding sequence ATGGCGACAACAAATATAACGGGAAGAGGAACACATACTCAAACGTTTGACAAATCGCTATGTTCCCCAGTTTGGTTAGGTGAGTTTAAACAACAGTCCACCTCACTCTCAGcagtcaacattctcctctccatcacggcaactcttgggaattctcttatccttgttgcccttcataaggaatcttccctccatccgccatccaaactcttgtatcgttgtctggcaacaactgatcttttggttggtcttgttacccAACCTACCTATGCTGCCTATTGGATGTCCGTGGTTCAcaaacactggagtctttgcCGATTCTCATTTTACGCAACCGGCGTAACAGGCTATGTGTTATGTACAGTTTCCATGTTGACGCTGACGACCATAAGCGTGGACCGACTTCTCGCCATGTTGTTGGGactgagatacaaagagattgtCACTTTGAGGCGCACATACATCATTTTAGCTATCTGTTGGATTGTATCTCTACTCTCTGGCTTGTTCTTTCATCTAAATTACCGTATAACTTTTTGGCTCAGTGTTACAGGTGCACCGTTATGCCTAGTTATCTCaatcgcctcgtacacaaagatttttcgcgCTCTCAGTCATCATCAGGCTCAAATACAAGATTATgctcaacaacagccgagccaaccaaatgcactgattatggcgcgatacagaaaggcagtgtacagtgcactgtgggtgcaaTTAGTATTAGTTGTCTGTTATGTACCAAACATAACAGTGGATATTGTGATATCATTGAGTTTAAAGGGATTATCGAATTTCGTCGTAATCAGGGGAATGGCAAATGTCTTAGTGTTCtttaactctactttaaacccgtttctttactgctggaagataagtgaagtaagacaagcagtaaagcagacaatcagacaagcaatCTGCTATACATAG
- the LOC136277410 gene encoding melanocyte-stimulating hormone receptor-like, translating to MMSTTNLIVFERQTKTFEDLICSPSLAGGLQQQSIYFTAVHIFLSPMALFGNFLILVALHKVSSLHPPSKVLYRCLAATDLLVSIVSQPFTASYWMSFVHEEWYLCRFAYEAIYITTYALCLVSLLTTAAISVDRLLALLSGLRYRQIVTLKRTYCMVATFWVLFVVACLCYILDYRIDMWYSRIIIPSCLIISVASYTKIFCVLSHHQAQVQGFIQQQQNQPNALNMARYKKAVYSALWVQLVLASCYVPIGVSGIVIASSNTYSSNLIVTWGVALVLVYFNLALNPVLYCWRISEMRQAVKQTISQALCCPLN from the coding sequence ATGATGTCGACCACAAATTTAATAGTATTcgaaaggcaaacaaaaacatttgaagaccTGATTTGCTCACCATCATTGGCAGGTGGATTGCAacaacaatcaatttatttcacgGCAGTTCACATTTTTCTCTCGCCCATGGCACTTTTTGGGAACTTTctcatccttgttgcccttcacaaagtatcttcccttcatccgccgtccaaaGTCTTGTATCGTTGTTTGGCAGCAACTGATCTGTTAGTTAGTATTGTTAGCCAGCCTTTCACTGCCAGTTATTGGATGTCCTTTGTTCACGAAGAGTGGTATCTTTGTCGATTCGCATACGAGGCAATTTACATTACAACCTATGCATTATGTTTGGTGTCTTTGTTGACAACggcggccataagcgtggacagacttctcgccctgttgtcGGGGCtaagatacagacaaattgtaactttaaagcgcactTACTGCATGGTAGCAACCTTTTGGGTACTGTTTGTCGTCGCTTGTTTATGCTATATTTTAGACTACCGAATAGATATGTGGTACAGCCGTATAATTATACCATCTTGCCTAATAATCTCAGTggcctcgtacacaaagatattCTGCGTTCTCAGTCATCACCAGGCTCAAGTACAAGGTTTTATACAACAACAGCAGAACCAGCCAAATGCACTAAACATGGCGCGATACAAAAAGGCAGTTTACAGTGCATTATGGGTGCAGTTAGTATTAGCGAGTTGTTACGTACCAATAGGTGTATCGGGAATTGTTATTGCATCTAGTAATACATACTCGTCGAATTTAATCGTCACCTGGGGAGTGGCActtgttttagtttattttaactTGGCCTTAAACCCCgtcctttactgctggagaaTCAGTGAGAtgagacaagcagtgaagcAGACAATTAGCCAAGCATTGTGCTGTCCattgaattaa